A region from the Acanthopagrus latus isolate v.2019 chromosome 8, fAcaLat1.1, whole genome shotgun sequence genome encodes:
- the hsd17b2 gene encoding estradiol 17-beta-dehydrogenase 2 isoform X1: MDTSSCFCVVAAVLSIFTVLWTLRDRCGSGYWMAACGALSGALSWALGSGLYLNVPPALCGTALLTCSFILILVTERRVELLPVERRAVLVTGCDSGFGHMLARRLSEMGLTVFAGVLDVNGAGAQQLRESGSENLQVLQLDVTDSSQIETAHHHISAQVADTGLWGLVNNAGVLRCPMDAELHPLTEFRLCMDVNFLAAVKMSQVFLPLLRRSRGRIVNVSSMAAEVPMSMFAAYGASKAALSIFSKVLRRELSVWGVSVALIQPAGFRTNIFGNSDDIIRYRDETLAAVSPVAREDYGELYISSLPGSLSRMSQQCEEDVSPVVDDMCHALLAAHPKPVYSPGRMARLLPLLQRCCPTAVFDAILTLVPRHTDLEPAGLSRS; this comes from the exons ATGGACACcagttcctgtttctgtgttgtcGCTGCAGTGTTGTCCATATTCACAGTCCTGTGGACGCTCAGAGACAGATGTGGTTCTGGGTACTGGATGGCTGCCTGCGGGGCCCTCAGCGGGGCCCTCAGCTGGGCCCTCGGGTCCGGTCTGTATCTTAATGTTCCACCTGCTCTCTGTGGGACGGccctcctcacctgcagcttcaTCCTGATCCTGGTGACTGAGAGGAGAGTCGAGCTGCTGCcagtggagaggagagcggTGCTGGttacag GCTGTGATTCCGGGTTCGGTCACATGCTGGCGAGGCGGCTCAGTGAGATGGGGCTGACGGTGTTTGCTGGTGTTCTGGATGTGAATGGAGCTGGagctcagcagctcagagaATCTGGTTCTGAGAACCTGCAGGTTCTGCAGCTGGACGTGACCGACAGCTCCCAGATAGAGACAGCACACCACCACATCAGTGCTCAGGTGGCAGACACAG GCTTGTGGGGTCTGGTGAATAACGCGGGAGTCCTCCGCTGCCCCATGGACGCAGAGCTCCACCCGCTCACGGAGTTCAGACTCTGCATGGACGTCAACTTTCTGGCTGCTGTGAAGATGAGTCAGGTGTTCCTGCCTCTGCTGAGGAGGTCCAGAGGACGCATCGTCAACGTGTCCAGCATGGCAG ctgaggTGCCCATGAGCATGTTTGCAGCTTACGGAGCCTCGAAGGCAGCGCTCAGTATTTTCTCCAAGGTCCTGAGGCGGGAGCTCTCTGTGTGGGGCGTCAGCGTGGCTCTGATCCAGCCTGCAGGCTTCAGAACCA ATATCTTTGGgaacagtgatgacatcattcGCTACAGAGACGAGACGCTGGCAGCTGTATCCCCTGTTGCCAGAGAGGATTATGGGGAGCTGTACATCTCGTCTCTCCCCGGCAGTCTGTCCAGAATGTCCCAGCAGTGTGAGGAGGACGTGTCTCCGGTGGTGGACGACATGTGTCACGCTCTGCTGGCAGCTCATCCTAAACCTGTGTACAGCCCGGGACGCATGGCGCGGCTGCTCCCGCTCCTGCAGCGCTGCTGTCCCACCGCTGTGTTCGACGCCATCCTCACGCTCGTCCCCAGACACACCGACCTGGAACCGGCAGGACTCAGCAGGAGCTAA
- the hsd17b2 gene encoding estradiol 17-beta-dehydrogenase 2 isoform X2 has translation MAACGALSGALSWALGSGLYLNVPPALCGTALLTCSFILILVTERRVELLPVERRAVLVTGCDSGFGHMLARRLSEMGLTVFAGVLDVNGAGAQQLRESGSENLQVLQLDVTDSSQIETAHHHISAQVADTGLWGLVNNAGVLRCPMDAELHPLTEFRLCMDVNFLAAVKMSQVFLPLLRRSRGRIVNVSSMAAEVPMSMFAAYGASKAALSIFSKVLRRELSVWGVSVALIQPAGFRTNIFGNSDDIIRYRDETLAAVSPVAREDYGELYISSLPGSLSRMSQQCEEDVSPVVDDMCHALLAAHPKPVYSPGRMARLLPLLQRCCPTAVFDAILTLVPRHTDLEPAGLSRS, from the exons ATGGCTGCCTGCGGGGCCCTCAGCGGGGCCCTCAGCTGGGCCCTCGGGTCCGGTCTGTATCTTAATGTTCCACCTGCTCTCTGTGGGACGGccctcctcacctgcagcttcaTCCTGATCCTGGTGACTGAGAGGAGAGTCGAGCTGCTGCcagtggagaggagagcggTGCTGGttacag GCTGTGATTCCGGGTTCGGTCACATGCTGGCGAGGCGGCTCAGTGAGATGGGGCTGACGGTGTTTGCTGGTGTTCTGGATGTGAATGGAGCTGGagctcagcagctcagagaATCTGGTTCTGAGAACCTGCAGGTTCTGCAGCTGGACGTGACCGACAGCTCCCAGATAGAGACAGCACACCACCACATCAGTGCTCAGGTGGCAGACACAG GCTTGTGGGGTCTGGTGAATAACGCGGGAGTCCTCCGCTGCCCCATGGACGCAGAGCTCCACCCGCTCACGGAGTTCAGACTCTGCATGGACGTCAACTTTCTGGCTGCTGTGAAGATGAGTCAGGTGTTCCTGCCTCTGCTGAGGAGGTCCAGAGGACGCATCGTCAACGTGTCCAGCATGGCAG ctgaggTGCCCATGAGCATGTTTGCAGCTTACGGAGCCTCGAAGGCAGCGCTCAGTATTTTCTCCAAGGTCCTGAGGCGGGAGCTCTCTGTGTGGGGCGTCAGCGTGGCTCTGATCCAGCCTGCAGGCTTCAGAACCA ATATCTTTGGgaacagtgatgacatcattcGCTACAGAGACGAGACGCTGGCAGCTGTATCCCCTGTTGCCAGAGAGGATTATGGGGAGCTGTACATCTCGTCTCTCCCCGGCAGTCTGTCCAGAATGTCCCAGCAGTGTGAGGAGGACGTGTCTCCGGTGGTGGACGACATGTGTCACGCTCTGCTGGCAGCTCATCCTAAACCTGTGTACAGCCCGGGACGCATGGCGCGGCTGCTCCCGCTCCTGCAGCGCTGCTGTCCCACCGCTGTGTTCGACGCCATCCTCACGCTCGTCCCCAGACACACCGACCTGGAACCGGCAGGACTCAGCAGGAGCTAA
- the hsd17b2 gene encoding estradiol 17-beta-dehydrogenase 2 isoform X3 gives MLARRLSEMGLTVFAGVLDVNGAGAQQLRESGSENLQVLQLDVTDSSQIETAHHHISAQVADTGLWGLVNNAGVLRCPMDAELHPLTEFRLCMDVNFLAAVKMSQVFLPLLRRSRGRIVNVSSMAAEVPMSMFAAYGASKAALSIFSKVLRRELSVWGVSVALIQPAGFRTNIFGNSDDIIRYRDETLAAVSPVAREDYGELYISSLPGSLSRMSQQCEEDVSPVVDDMCHALLAAHPKPVYSPGRMARLLPLLQRCCPTAVFDAILTLVPRHTDLEPAGLSRS, from the exons ATGCTGGCGAGGCGGCTCAGTGAGATGGGGCTGACGGTGTTTGCTGGTGTTCTGGATGTGAATGGAGCTGGagctcagcagctcagagaATCTGGTTCTGAGAACCTGCAGGTTCTGCAGCTGGACGTGACCGACAGCTCCCAGATAGAGACAGCACACCACCACATCAGTGCTCAGGTGGCAGACACAG GCTTGTGGGGTCTGGTGAATAACGCGGGAGTCCTCCGCTGCCCCATGGACGCAGAGCTCCACCCGCTCACGGAGTTCAGACTCTGCATGGACGTCAACTTTCTGGCTGCTGTGAAGATGAGTCAGGTGTTCCTGCCTCTGCTGAGGAGGTCCAGAGGACGCATCGTCAACGTGTCCAGCATGGCAG ctgaggTGCCCATGAGCATGTTTGCAGCTTACGGAGCCTCGAAGGCAGCGCTCAGTATTTTCTCCAAGGTCCTGAGGCGGGAGCTCTCTGTGTGGGGCGTCAGCGTGGCTCTGATCCAGCCTGCAGGCTTCAGAACCA ATATCTTTGGgaacagtgatgacatcattcGCTACAGAGACGAGACGCTGGCAGCTGTATCCCCTGTTGCCAGAGAGGATTATGGGGAGCTGTACATCTCGTCTCTCCCCGGCAGTCTGTCCAGAATGTCCCAGCAGTGTGAGGAGGACGTGTCTCCGGTGGTGGACGACATGTGTCACGCTCTGCTGGCAGCTCATCCTAAACCTGTGTACAGCCCGGGACGCATGGCGCGGCTGCTCCCGCTCCTGCAGCGCTGCTGTCCCACCGCTGTGTTCGACGCCATCCTCACGCTCGTCCCCAGACACACCGACCTGGAACCGGCAGGACTCAGCAGGAGCTAA
- the mphosph6 gene encoding M-phase phosphoprotein 6, with amino-acid sequence MANDSVKLSKNLLRMKFMQRGLDAETKKQLEEDEKRIISDEHWYLDLPELKTKENLIIEEKSFVPCEDLKYGRISFKGFNPEVEKLMALMNPKEEEEEQEEVSRMQTDVTDEEMALRYESLVGSMKKKFAKKRQRSATEEEDVNHNVVETNTKRVFLKPRD; translated from the exons ATGGCGAACGACTCCGTGAAACTGTCCAAAAACCTCCTGAGGATGAAG TTCATGCAGAGAGGTCTGGACGCTGAGACGAAGAAGCAGCTGGAAGAAGATGAGAAGAGGATCATCAGTGATGAGCACTGGTATCTGGACCTGCCGGAGCTCAAGACTAAAGA GAACTTGATCATAGAGGAGAAGAGCTTTGTTCCCTGTGAGGATCTGAAGTACGGTCGCATCTCCTTCAAAGGTTTTAATCCAGAAGTCGAG AAACTGATGGCTCTGATGAATccaaaggaggaggaagaagaacaagagGAGGTCAGCCGGATGCAGACGGACGTCACAGATGAAGAGATGGCTCTGAG gtaTGAGAGTTTAGTCGGAAGCATGAAGAAGAAGTTTGCAAAGAAGCGTCAGAGATCAGCGACGGAAGAAGAAGACGTCAACCACAACGTTGTAGAAACCAACACAAAGCGAGTGTTTCTGAAGCCTCGGGACTGA